Proteins found in one Arthrobacter pascens genomic segment:
- a CDS encoding glutamate-5-semialdehyde dehydrogenase, whose protein sequence is MTEALISQVPGNSNDSNAVPSGPEQGSTPTPAEVEAAVHSIADRSRQAARQMSGANRALKDSGLRAIGAALLDRKDFILSANAKDVAAGKANGTSAALLDRLTLTESRIDGLVAALENLAGLPDPVGNVVRGQTLPNGLRLRQINVPMGVVAAIYEARPNVTVDIAGLGLKSGNAVVLRGGTAAAFTNEALVQVLREALDSVGLPADAVQTVDQYGREGANALMRARGRVDVLIPRGGRELIQTVVKNSAVPVIETGEGNVHIFIDESASEDMAVEILLNAKTQRPSVCNTVETLLVHSRSTVLPAVAAALRGAGVTLHADERIRAALPASVESEPATDEDWGTEYMDLDLAVAMVDSLDEAVRHIRTWSTGHTEAILTNDLSNAERFIAEVDSAAVIVNASTRFTDGGELGLGAEVGISTQKLHARGPMGLTELTTTKWIVQGEGQVRV, encoded by the coding sequence ATGACTGAGGCACTGATTTCCCAAGTCCCTGGCAATTCCAACGATTCGAATGCGGTTCCTTCCGGGCCGGAACAGGGGAGTACCCCCACTCCGGCTGAGGTTGAGGCAGCCGTCCACTCCATCGCTGACCGCTCACGGCAGGCTGCCCGCCAGATGTCCGGGGCCAACCGCGCCTTGAAGGACAGTGGCCTCCGGGCCATCGGTGCCGCACTGCTGGACCGGAAGGACTTCATCCTGTCCGCCAACGCCAAGGATGTTGCGGCCGGCAAAGCCAACGGCACGTCGGCGGCCCTGCTGGACCGCCTCACCCTGACCGAAAGCCGGATCGACGGACTCGTGGCGGCCTTGGAGAACCTGGCCGGCCTGCCGGATCCGGTAGGAAACGTGGTCCGCGGCCAGACGCTCCCCAATGGCCTGCGCCTGCGCCAGATCAACGTGCCCATGGGAGTGGTGGCCGCCATTTACGAGGCCCGCCCCAACGTGACCGTAGACATTGCGGGCCTTGGCCTCAAGAGCGGGAACGCCGTCGTCCTCCGCGGCGGTACGGCTGCCGCCTTCACCAACGAAGCACTGGTCCAGGTCCTCCGTGAAGCCCTGGATTCCGTCGGACTGCCGGCGGACGCCGTGCAGACCGTTGACCAGTATGGCCGTGAAGGCGCCAATGCACTGATGCGTGCCCGCGGCCGCGTGGACGTCCTGATTCCCCGCGGTGGCCGCGAGCTCATCCAGACCGTGGTCAAGAATTCCGCTGTGCCCGTCATCGAGACCGGTGAGGGCAACGTGCACATCTTCATCGACGAATCGGCCAGCGAGGACATGGCGGTGGAGATCCTGTTGAACGCCAAGACCCAGCGGCCCAGCGTCTGCAACACCGTGGAGACCCTGCTGGTCCATTCGCGGTCCACCGTGCTGCCCGCCGTGGCGGCCGCGTTGCGCGGCGCGGGTGTCACCCTGCATGCCGATGAGCGGATCAGGGCCGCCCTGCCCGCGTCCGTTGAGTCCGAGCCTGCCACGGATGAGGACTGGGGCACCGAGTACATGGACCTGGACCTCGCGGTGGCCATGGTGGACAGCCTCGATGAGGCCGTCCGGCACATCCGCACCTGGTCCACCGGGCACACGGAGGCCATCCTGACCAACGACCTGTCGAATGCCGAGCGGTTCATCGCCGAGGTGGATTCCGCTGCGGTCATCGTCAACGCGTCCACCCGCTTTACCGACGGCGGTGAGCTGGGACTTGGCGCCGAGGTGGGAATCTCCACCCAGAAGCTGCACGCGCGGGGCCCGATGGGGCTGACCGAACTGACTACCACCAAGTGGATTGTGCAGGGCGAGGGCCAAGTCCGCGTGTAG
- the proB gene encoding glutamate 5-kinase translates to MTENSAIVIEEPKDDRSVLARARRIVVKVGSSSLTSIKGGISEESLIALSDVLATKHNAGTEIILVSSGAISAGLAPLGLVKRPRDLATQQAAASVGQGLLMARYTHAFGAHGVTVSQVLLTADDLMRRSHHANAFRALNRLLNLGVVPVVNENDTVATHKIRFGDNDRLSALVAHLVRADALVLLSDVDSIYDGPPAKGAKRISQVDGPEDLEAVTIGKPGKAGVGTGGMQTKVEAAIMAADSGIPALVTSTANVGAALAGEDVGTWFTVNSGRKSVRMMWLAHLAHVQGRLFLDDGAVHAVRDNRYSLLPAGISSVDGTFEAGDAVEMVAGDGTVIARGLVNYSSEELPQMLGRSTQELGESLGRGFDREVVHIDDLVLV, encoded by the coding sequence GTGACTGAAAATTCAGCAATAGTCATCGAAGAACCGAAGGACGACCGCAGTGTGCTCGCCCGGGCCCGCAGGATCGTTGTCAAAGTAGGGTCGTCGTCGCTGACCAGCATCAAGGGCGGCATCTCGGAAGAGTCCCTGATCGCCCTCTCAGATGTCTTGGCCACCAAGCACAACGCCGGCACGGAAATTATCCTGGTTTCATCCGGAGCCATCTCCGCAGGCCTTGCGCCCCTCGGCCTGGTGAAGCGTCCGCGTGACCTCGCCACCCAGCAGGCCGCCGCCAGCGTGGGCCAGGGCCTGCTCATGGCGCGCTACACGCACGCGTTCGGCGCCCATGGAGTCACCGTCAGCCAGGTGCTGCTGACGGCAGATGACCTTATGCGTCGCAGCCACCACGCGAACGCGTTCCGTGCACTGAACCGCCTCCTCAACCTCGGCGTGGTGCCGGTAGTCAACGAAAACGACACCGTCGCTACGCACAAGATCCGTTTCGGCGACAACGACAGGCTCTCAGCGCTCGTGGCCCATCTGGTCCGTGCTGATGCCCTGGTCCTGCTGTCCGACGTCGACTCGATATACGACGGCCCGCCCGCCAAGGGCGCCAAGCGCATCTCCCAGGTGGACGGCCCCGAAGATCTTGAGGCAGTGACCATCGGGAAGCCGGGCAAGGCAGGCGTAGGCACCGGCGGAATGCAGACTAAAGTCGAGGCTGCCATCATGGCCGCCGATTCCGGCATCCCGGCGCTGGTCACCTCCACCGCCAACGTCGGAGCCGCCCTGGCCGGTGAGGACGTGGGGACCTGGTTCACCGTCAACAGTGGCCGTAAATCCGTGCGGATGATGTGGCTCGCCCACCTGGCGCATGTCCAGGGCCGGCTCTTCCTTGACGACGGCGCCGTGCACGCTGTGCGGGACAATCGCTACTCGCTGCTTCCCGCCGGAATTTCATCGGTGGACGGGACCTTCGAAGCCGGCGACGCCGTCGAGATGGTGGCCGGAGACGGTACCGTCATCGCGCGCGGTTTGGTTAATTACTCTTCCGAAGAGCTTCCCCAGATGCTGGGCCGCTCTACCCAGGAACTCGGCGAGTCCCTGGGCCGCGGATTCGACCGTGAGGTTGTCCATATCGACGACCTGGTTCTGGTCTGA
- a CDS encoding FAD-dependent oxidoreductase, whose protein sequence is METQSGTTPPEAGRTSMADVVVIGAGQAGLSAAFHLQRRGLAYTVLDAEEGPGGAWRHRWKSLRMATVNGISDLPGIAQPYVDPAEPSSEFLTRYFAGYEQELGLTVHRPVKVTAVSRADDDPAGRLRIRTSHGDLSAKAVINASGTWTRPFWPIYPGQFTFRGRQLHVADYVSADEFRGQHVIVVGGGISAVGLLDEVSQVTTTSWFTRREPEWRDTGFDAQAGHNAVALVEERVRQGLPPQSVVAVTGLIWTPALRAAAQRGALDRRPMFTSIESDGVRLADGTLLQADVILWATGFRAELEHLAPLHLRGPGGGIAMDGTQVAAEPRVHLVGYGPSSSTIGANRAGRAAVTAILKLPGIRPQAETVNLA, encoded by the coding sequence ATGGAGACGCAGTCAGGGACCACCCCGCCTGAAGCAGGCCGCACCAGCATGGCCGACGTTGTGGTCATTGGTGCCGGCCAGGCCGGGCTCTCCGCCGCCTTCCACCTGCAGCGCCGCGGGCTGGCGTACACAGTGCTCGACGCCGAAGAAGGCCCGGGTGGTGCCTGGCGCCACCGCTGGAAGAGCCTCCGGATGGCCACGGTCAACGGCATCAGCGACCTTCCCGGCATCGCACAGCCCTACGTGGATCCCGCGGAGCCCAGTTCCGAGTTCCTGACCCGCTACTTCGCGGGCTATGAGCAGGAACTCGGGTTGACCGTCCATCGCCCTGTCAAAGTCACCGCCGTCTCCAGGGCGGATGATGATCCGGCGGGCCGGCTGCGGATCAGGACGTCCCACGGAGACTTGTCGGCCAAGGCAGTCATCAACGCCAGCGGAACCTGGACCCGGCCGTTCTGGCCGATCTACCCGGGGCAGTTCACGTTCCGTGGCCGGCAGCTGCATGTGGCGGACTACGTCTCGGCCGACGAGTTCAGGGGGCAGCACGTCATTGTGGTGGGAGGGGGCATTTCCGCCGTCGGTTTGCTGGACGAGGTCTCGCAGGTCACCACCACCAGCTGGTTCACCCGGCGGGAGCCTGAGTGGCGGGATACCGGATTCGACGCCCAGGCCGGCCACAACGCCGTCGCCCTGGTGGAGGAACGCGTGCGGCAGGGGCTGCCGCCGCAAAGCGTCGTGGCAGTGACCGGGCTGATCTGGACGCCCGCCCTGCGGGCGGCAGCACAACGGGGCGCGCTGGACCGGCGCCCAATGTTCACATCCATAGAGTCCGACGGCGTCCGGCTTGCGGACGGCACCCTGCTTCAGGCTGACGTCATCCTGTGGGCAACGGGCTTCCGGGCTGAGCTCGAACACTTGGCTCCGCTTCACCTTCGCGGACCCGGAGGGGGAATTGCGATGGACGGGACCCAGGTGGCTGCCGAGCCGCGCGTCCATCTGGTGGGCTACGGGCCGTCGTCGTCCACCATCGGCGCGAACCGGGCGGGCAGGGCTGCCGTGACGGCCATCCTGAAGCTGCCTGGCATCCGGCCGCAGGCGGAGACGGTAAATTTGGCCTGA
- the nadD gene encoding nicotinate-nucleotide adenylyltransferase — translation MHHNGAEGRLRLGVMGGTFDPIHHGHLVAASEVAAKFGLDEVVFVPTGQPWQKTHKHVSEPEHRYLMTVIATASNPRFTVSRVDVDRPGPTYTIDTLRDLRTQRPDADLFFITGADALAQILSWKDIDELWSLAHFVGVTRPGHVLDGMGRKDVSLLEVPAMAISSTDCRARVAEHNPVWYLVPDGVVQYIAKYGLYAEGSAPRDLPSAETNEPASTE, via the coding sequence TTGCACCACAACGGTGCCGAAGGTCGGCTGCGGCTGGGCGTGATGGGCGGGACGTTTGATCCCATCCATCACGGCCACTTGGTCGCAGCCAGTGAAGTGGCTGCCAAGTTCGGCCTGGATGAAGTGGTTTTCGTCCCCACCGGACAGCCGTGGCAAAAAACGCACAAGCACGTTAGCGAGCCTGAGCACCGGTACTTGATGACGGTGATCGCCACGGCGTCGAATCCCCGCTTTACCGTCAGCCGGGTGGATGTGGACCGTCCTGGTCCTACATATACCATTGACACCTTGCGCGATCTTCGCACCCAGCGTCCGGACGCTGATCTGTTCTTCATTACCGGAGCAGACGCGCTGGCGCAGATCCTGTCGTGGAAGGATATCGACGAACTCTGGTCGCTGGCGCATTTTGTTGGAGTGACCCGGCCTGGGCATGTGCTTGATGGTATGGGCCGCAAGGACGTCAGCCTCCTTGAGGTCCCTGCCATGGCCATCTCATCCACGGACTGCCGCGCCAGGGTTGCCGAGCACAACCCCGTCTGGTACCTCGTGCCGGACGGCGTAGTGCAGTACATCGCCAAGTATGGACTGTACGCCGAGGGCTCCGCACCGAGGGACCTACCATCCGCCGAAACAAACGAACCAGCCAGTACTGAATGA
- a CDS encoding SAM-dependent methyltransferase, with protein sequence MTKGTGAASRLAKALAIVLGTAEIPLRLRAWDGSEAGPPGAPILEFRSRRALRRILWSPGQLGLSRAYVAGDIVAPGDIFAAFSALSSAGKFADPGPFKPLTPAELWTLLKTAVRLGALGPNPAPPPEEARIHRHGRQHSRGRDAAAISHHYDVGNDFYALVLGPSMVYSCAVWGDGPAGKGIQDGSDSSSGLPAGLDAAQEAKLDLVCRKLGLKPGMRVLDVGCGWGSFALHAAQHYGVDVVGVTLSTEQALLARKRAADAGLTASIDIRVQDYRDVGDGPFDAISSIGMSEHVGREQTPDYVSRLYSLLRPGGRLLNHAISWNAGPTSPDPDSFIPRYVFPDGEMISLGEMVTALESGGLEVLDVEALRRHYALTLRAWVRRLEDNWDDAVKLTTLGRARIWRLYMASSALGFEAGITGVNQVLAQRPGGAEPPLRRTEWL encoded by the coding sequence ATGACAAAGGGAACCGGTGCTGCATCGCGGCTGGCCAAAGCTCTGGCCATCGTCCTGGGGACGGCGGAGATACCCCTCCGGCTGCGGGCTTGGGATGGTTCGGAGGCAGGCCCGCCCGGCGCACCGATCCTGGAGTTCCGGTCCCGGCGGGCCCTGCGGCGGATCCTCTGGTCGCCCGGGCAGCTGGGCCTGAGCCGTGCGTATGTTGCCGGGGACATCGTGGCACCGGGAGATATCTTCGCGGCCTTCAGTGCACTCAGCTCTGCTGGAAAGTTTGCCGACCCGGGGCCGTTCAAGCCCCTCACACCGGCCGAACTGTGGACCCTCCTCAAGACTGCTGTTCGGCTCGGGGCGCTGGGGCCCAATCCCGCCCCGCCGCCGGAAGAAGCACGGATCCATCGGCACGGCCGGCAGCACTCCCGGGGCCGCGATGCAGCGGCAATCTCGCACCATTACGACGTCGGCAACGACTTTTACGCCCTCGTCCTGGGGCCGTCGATGGTCTACTCCTGTGCAGTCTGGGGAGACGGGCCGGCGGGGAAAGGTATCCAGGATGGCAGCGACTCCAGCAGCGGGCTGCCAGCCGGACTCGACGCCGCCCAGGAAGCGAAACTGGACCTGGTGTGCCGGAAGCTGGGGCTAAAGCCCGGGATGAGGGTGCTGGACGTGGGCTGCGGGTGGGGCAGTTTTGCCCTGCATGCCGCGCAACACTACGGAGTGGACGTGGTTGGTGTCACGCTCTCCACCGAACAGGCGTTGCTGGCCCGCAAGCGGGCTGCTGACGCAGGCCTGACGGCAAGCATCGACATCAGGGTGCAGGACTACCGCGATGTTGGTGACGGGCCCTTCGACGCGATCAGCTCAATCGGTATGTCCGAACACGTCGGCCGGGAGCAGACCCCGGACTACGTCTCCCGGCTATACAGCCTGCTCCGACCCGGCGGCCGGCTTCTCAACCACGCCATTTCCTGGAATGCAGGGCCCACCAGCCCGGACCCCGACTCGTTCATTCCGCGCTATGTTTTCCCTGACGGCGAAATGATCAGCCTCGGTGAGATGGTCACCGCGCTGGAGTCCGGCGGCCTGGAAGTCCTGGACGTGGAGGCACTCCGGAGGCACTATGCGCTGACCCTCAGGGCCTGGGTGCGGCGGCTCGAGGACAACTGGGACGACGCGGTGAAGCTCACCACCCTCGGCCGCGCCCGGATCTGGCGGCTCTACATGGCTTCAAGTGCGCTGGGCTTCGAAGCCGGCATCACGGGCGTCAACCAGGTCCTGGCGCAACGGCCGGGCGGAGCCGAACCGCCGCTGCGCAGGACGGAATGGCTTTAA
- a CDS encoding extracellular solute-binding protein, whose product MRRRATIITSLMASAVLTLAACSPGAPAGEAKTLKIVYQKTASFTALDTLFQSAKQEFEAANQGVTVELEPIQAEDDDYGTKLALALRSPATAPDVFYEDTFKVRSDVDAGYLLKLDSHLQAWSEWDTFDDAAKAAGLGDDGGTYAVPVGTDTRAIWYNKKVLAAAGVSLPWEPRTWQDILDAARKIKASDPTVVPFNMYAGKATGEGTVMQSFYELLYGTDSALYDAEAKKWVVGSAGFTDALAFLKTLYDEKLAVSPAEALDANVWKKVFGEWLPQAKMGATVEGSYTPSFWQDGGSYEWPGYEQDMGVAPFPTQEGQAPGGVSMSGGWTLAVGAETKNPDLAFGFLTTALNKKNSLAFNIASSQIAVRKDVAADSTYQAANPFVKDVSELVSVTHYRPATADYPRISAAVQEATEAVITGAKSPEQAAADYDAAVKDLVGEDKTVRK is encoded by the coding sequence ATGCGTCGCCGGGCAACCATAATCACATCCCTGATGGCTTCCGCAGTTCTCACGTTGGCTGCCTGTTCCCCGGGCGCTCCGGCAGGCGAGGCCAAGACCCTGAAGATCGTCTACCAGAAGACTGCTTCCTTCACTGCACTGGACACCCTTTTCCAGTCGGCCAAGCAGGAGTTCGAGGCCGCCAACCAAGGCGTCACGGTTGAACTGGAGCCAATCCAGGCAGAAGACGACGACTACGGCACCAAGCTTGCCCTGGCCCTGCGCTCCCCGGCCACTGCCCCGGACGTGTTCTACGAAGACACGTTCAAGGTCCGCTCCGATGTGGACGCGGGCTACCTCCTCAAGCTGGACAGCCACCTGCAGGCGTGGAGCGAGTGGGACACCTTCGACGACGCCGCCAAGGCTGCCGGTCTGGGCGACGACGGCGGCACCTACGCGGTCCCGGTGGGTACCGATACGCGGGCCATCTGGTACAACAAGAAAGTCCTTGCAGCTGCCGGCGTCAGCCTGCCTTGGGAGCCCCGCACCTGGCAAGACATCCTGGATGCCGCCAGGAAGATCAAGGCCAGCGACCCCACCGTGGTGCCGTTCAACATGTATGCCGGCAAAGCCACAGGCGAAGGCACCGTGATGCAGAGCTTCTACGAACTGCTGTACGGGACGGACTCCGCGCTGTACGACGCCGAAGCAAAGAAATGGGTGGTGGGCTCCGCCGGCTTCACCGACGCACTGGCCTTCCTCAAGACCCTCTACGACGAGAAGCTCGCCGTATCCCCGGCAGAAGCCCTCGACGCGAACGTGTGGAAAAAGGTGTTCGGGGAATGGCTTCCGCAAGCCAAGATGGGCGCAACCGTGGAAGGATCCTACACGCCGTCGTTCTGGCAGGACGGCGGAAGCTATGAATGGCCCGGCTACGAGCAGGACATGGGCGTGGCCCCCTTCCCCACCCAGGAGGGCCAGGCGCCTGGCGGAGTGAGCATGTCCGGTGGCTGGACACTCGCAGTCGGTGCGGAGACGAAGAACCCCGATCTTGCCTTTGGCTTCCTGACCACGGCGCTGAACAAGAAGAATTCCCTGGCGTTCAACATCGCAAGCTCGCAGATCGCCGTCCGGAAGGACGTAGCCGCTGACTCCACCTACCAGGCGGCAAACCCGTTCGTGAAGGACGTATCCGAGCTCGTGTCCGTCACGCATTACCGCCCGGCAACTGCTGACTACCCGCGGATCTCGGCCGCCGTCCAGGAGGCCACCGAAGCGGTGATCACGGGCGCGAAATCCCCGGAACAGGCCGCCGCGGACTACGACGCAGCCGTGAAGGACCTTGTGGGCGAAGACAAGACCGTCCGGAAGTAG
- a CDS encoding ROK family transcriptional regulator translates to MGDFNLTVILDAIRRSSGGLSRVELAQIVGLSPQTISNISRRLLDQHLIVEAGKEGSGPGKPRTILRLNPSGMYAIGVHLDPAVTTFVVLDLVGAVVQHSSINTPGGNDPSAVISTMATEIGQLVSDSGVDRGKIAGLGLAVPGPIDLDNGTVVDPPLLPGWDRVELRNALAEATGYSVLVDKDVTSAAVAETWAGGPSGAGSFIFMYMGTGIGCGIVLNDEVIRGTSGNAGEIGHIVVDPDGPACDCGLRGCVKSSCIPQVLVAEAEAAGILDGSRTDNSGAEVQKSFSRLCDLADEGDAGAMGIIDKSAVLVARAVSVVTNTLDVERVVFGGPFWTRMSQRYLEKVPALLEANSAARLIHSIEVVGTGVGEDVGAIGAACLVLEHTLAPRAQRLLLES, encoded by the coding sequence ATGGGTGACTTCAACCTCACGGTGATCCTGGACGCCATCCGTAGATCCTCAGGTGGCCTCAGCCGGGTGGAACTCGCCCAGATCGTGGGCCTCTCACCCCAGACCATCTCCAACATCTCCCGCCGCCTGCTGGACCAGCACTTGATCGTTGAAGCCGGCAAAGAGGGCAGCGGCCCGGGCAAGCCGCGCACCATCCTCCGCCTCAACCCGTCCGGCATGTACGCCATCGGAGTCCACCTGGACCCTGCCGTGACAACGTTTGTTGTCCTGGACCTGGTCGGCGCGGTGGTTCAGCACTCCAGCATCAACACCCCCGGCGGAAACGATCCATCGGCTGTCATTTCAACGATGGCCACGGAGATCGGCCAACTCGTGTCGGACTCAGGAGTGGACAGGGGTAAGATCGCCGGCCTTGGGCTTGCAGTGCCCGGCCCCATCGACCTGGACAACGGCACTGTGGTCGATCCTCCGCTCCTGCCCGGCTGGGACAGGGTTGAACTGCGTAACGCCTTGGCAGAAGCTACCGGCTACTCAGTCCTGGTGGACAAGGACGTGACCAGCGCCGCCGTCGCCGAAACCTGGGCCGGCGGTCCCAGCGGTGCCGGCAGCTTCATCTTTATGTACATGGGAACCGGCATCGGCTGCGGCATTGTGCTCAACGACGAGGTGATCCGCGGTACGTCAGGCAACGCCGGCGAGATCGGCCACATCGTGGTGGACCCGGACGGCCCGGCTTGTGACTGTGGCCTCCGGGGTTGTGTGAAGTCCTCCTGCATCCCGCAGGTGCTGGTGGCAGAGGCAGAAGCCGCCGGCATCCTCGACGGCTCCCGGACTGACAACAGCGGTGCCGAGGTGCAGAAGAGCTTTTCGAGGCTGTGCGACCTCGCCGATGAAGGTGACGCCGGTGCCATGGGCATCATCGATAAGTCAGCAGTGCTTGTGGCCCGCGCCGTATCCGTGGTGACCAACACCCTGGACGTGGAACGGGTTGTCTTCGGCGGTCCGTTCTGGACCAGGATGTCCCAGCGCTACCTGGAGAAGGTTCCTGCCCTCCTGGAGGCAAACAGCGCCGCCCGCCTGATCCACTCCATCGAGGTGGTGGGCACGGGAGTCGGCGAGGACGTGGGCGCCATCGGAGCGGCCTGCCTGGTCCTGGAACATACGCTGGCTCCCCGGGCGCAGCGCCTCCTCCTGGAAAGCTGA
- the rsfS gene encoding ribosome silencing factor, whose protein sequence is MTASDSSIAIARHAAKAAADKIAQDIVALDVSERLALADVFLIASAPSERQVNAIVDGIEEELSKQDLRPVRREGRSGGRWVLLDYSDIVIHVQHEEDRVFYALERLWKDCPVVDLQLGDDASAKATASSDAE, encoded by the coding sequence GTGACTGCATCAGATTCATCCATTGCCATAGCCCGCCACGCCGCCAAAGCCGCCGCGGACAAGATCGCCCAGGACATTGTTGCCCTGGACGTCAGTGAGCGCCTGGCGCTGGCCGACGTCTTCCTGATTGCCTCCGCACCGAGCGAACGCCAGGTCAACGCCATCGTAGACGGCATTGAAGAGGAACTTTCCAAGCAGGACCTCCGCCCCGTGCGTCGCGAAGGCCGCTCCGGCGGACGCTGGGTGCTGCTCGACTACTCGGACATCGTCATTCACGTCCAGCACGAGGAAGACCGCGTTTTCTACGCGCTGGAGCGTCTGTGGAAGGACTGCCCGGTGGTGGACCTGCAGTTGGGAGACGACGCGTCAGCCAAGGCAACAGCCTCAAGCGACGCGGAGTAA
- a CDS encoding DUF3592 domain-containing protein has translation MMSTALLAPGLELQVTGMPYGETPVLEIGHRHRRLILRVLIRTGVLIGLFVAAASLFWHVGQPLWGNWPQVDATVTSQHQYVSKGTHCSLGLSYIAGDQKLATHYSEFDPCGKSLAIGSVVKLGVNPADHTQVAVAGVADPIIADLAVTGAGSFLPLFWMSIFVAFSWRHYRTVTRLGSGPWHEVTGTVVASSIVKNRLHADIRSADGLLFRINFGLRGITYFPAPGAGSTVTLRLAGDGGGRVMVGIKGLTGDNLGAIGPVSTPSERAKQEAAEGAS, from the coding sequence ATGATGAGCACCGCACTGCTGGCTCCAGGACTCGAACTGCAGGTCACCGGCATGCCCTACGGTGAGACACCGGTTCTGGAGATCGGTCACCGGCACAGGCGACTGATCCTCAGGGTCCTTATCCGCACAGGAGTACTCATCGGCCTGTTCGTTGCCGCCGCCTCATTGTTCTGGCACGTCGGGCAGCCCTTGTGGGGCAATTGGCCGCAGGTGGACGCCACCGTGACCAGCCAGCACCAATACGTGTCCAAGGGTACGCACTGCAGCCTCGGTCTCAGTTACATCGCCGGTGACCAGAAACTCGCCACGCATTACTCGGAGTTCGACCCGTGCGGAAAGTCATTGGCCATCGGTTCCGTCGTCAAACTCGGGGTTAATCCCGCGGACCACACACAGGTAGCAGTGGCAGGAGTTGCAGATCCGATCATCGCGGACCTGGCCGTGACAGGTGCAGGATCATTTCTCCCTTTGTTCTGGATGAGCATCTTCGTCGCGTTCAGCTGGCGCCATTACCGTACTGTCACCCGGCTTGGGAGCGGCCCCTGGCACGAGGTGACGGGGACCGTTGTGGCCAGTTCGATAGTCAAAAACCGGCTCCATGCGGACATCAGGTCTGCCGATGGCCTGCTTTTCCGGATCAATTTCGGGCTCAGGGGGATCACCTACTTTCCCGCCCCCGGCGCCGGGAGCACCGTGACCCTTCGACTGGCAGGAGATGGAGGCGGCAGGGTGATGGTCGGCATCAAAGGGCTTACCGGTGACAACCTGGGCGCTATCGGACCGGTCAGCACCCCATCTGAGAGGGCAAAGCAGGAGGCGGCCGAAGGCGCCTCGTGA
- a CDS encoding class I SAM-dependent methyltransferase — MAQNSLEGVFGRLRRRPDVEAPNLQAWDATDTLLLEAAAAVVTPGSQVAVIGDRYGALTLGALAALGVRKVRVHQDLITGERALRNNAEALGLNAFGAPESSADTGFAQLPLGDELLSGADTVLLQLPRTLAELEEIADTVARHAAPGAVLLAGGRIKHMSLGMNAVLQRHFQSVQPQLARQKSRIILAQDAKASSGPLHVPAVEHLAELDLDVAARGAVFAGPRLDIGTRFLLTFLPEMPSARHAVDLGCGTGILAAMYARQNPDSVVTATDQSAAAVASAAGTARANGLEERIAVLQDDAMSTMPAGSADLILLNPPFHLGASVHAGAGIKMFEAAARVLAPGGELWTVFNRHLHYLPVLERVVGPTTVKGQNPKFTVAASRRRQER; from the coding sequence GTGGCACAGAACAGTCTTGAGGGTGTCTTCGGAAGACTCCGGCGTCGCCCGGACGTGGAAGCGCCCAATCTCCAGGCCTGGGACGCCACGGACACGCTCCTGCTGGAGGCTGCTGCGGCCGTGGTCACGCCCGGGAGCCAAGTAGCCGTCATCGGCGACCGTTATGGGGCCCTGACGCTGGGCGCCCTTGCGGCGCTCGGTGTCCGCAAGGTCCGGGTGCATCAGGACCTCATCACGGGGGAGCGGGCCCTGCGGAACAATGCCGAAGCCCTGGGACTGAATGCCTTCGGGGCGCCGGAGTCGAGCGCGGACACAGGATTTGCGCAGCTGCCGCTGGGGGATGAACTGCTGTCCGGCGCGGACACCGTACTCCTGCAGCTGCCCAGGACGCTGGCGGAGCTCGAAGAGATCGCTGACACCGTGGCACGGCACGCCGCTCCCGGCGCCGTGCTTCTGGCCGGCGGACGGATCAAGCACATGTCGCTGGGGATGAACGCGGTCCTGCAACGGCACTTCCAGTCCGTCCAGCCACAGCTTGCCCGACAGAAGTCCCGTATCATCCTCGCCCAAGACGCCAAGGCCTCTTCCGGACCACTGCACGTTCCCGCTGTGGAGCACCTTGCGGAGCTCGACCTGGACGTCGCAGCGCGGGGTGCCGTGTTCGCCGGACCGAGGCTGGACATAGGGACGAGGTTCCTGCTGACCTTCCTCCCGGAGATGCCTTCAGCCCGGCATGCCGTTGACTTGGGGTGCGGCACGGGAATCCTCGCGGCCATGTATGCCCGGCAGAACCCTGACTCCGTCGTGACGGCCACGGACCAGTCCGCAGCGGCCGTCGCGTCCGCGGCGGGGACAGCCCGGGCGAACGGCCTGGAGGAGCGGATCGCCGTCCTCCAGGACGACGCCATGAGCACCATGCCGGCTGGAAGCGCGGACCTGATCCTGCTGAATCCGCCGTTCCACCTGGGGGCCAGCGTCCACGCAGGTGCCGGCATCAAGATGTTCGAGGCTGCCGCGAGGGTGCTCGCACCGGGCGGCGAACTCTGGACTGTCTTCAACCGGCACCTGCACTACCTGCCCGTGCTGGAGCGGGTGGTGGGACCCACCACCGTCAAGGGGCAGAATCCCAAATTCACCGTGGCGGCCAGTAGGAGGCGGCAGGAACGGTAG